A stretch of Acipenser ruthenus chromosome 1, fAciRut3.2 maternal haplotype, whole genome shotgun sequence DNA encodes these proteins:
- the LOC117962288 gene encoding growth hormone receptor isoform X1, with product MKAAEGAGIMATRLVFLSLVFGAMSVSVGEHLTTSEVPPKRPYFVDCRSPEQETFSCWWSAGDYQNLTGPGALSVFFQKNRDVWRECPDYSTAGENHCYFNSTYTSIWIPYCVQLRSQIQDIVYHQMCFTVDEIVVPDPPVGLNWTLLNISQTGQHFDILIQWEPPPSADVKKGWISLVYEPQYRAINMSDWKPLEVERARYQSVYGLKTGMEYEIRVRCKQTASEKFSEFSDHLYVYIPKVPTKETLFPFTMILIFGAVGVIIVLMLIIFSQQQRLMVYFLPPVPVPKIMGIDPELLKKGKLDELNSILSGHHTFKPELYNDDLWVEFIELDIDDQDGRSNHSDTHKLLGSENLNGNCLNIKDDDSGRASCYEPELPDSDTLDRSQAEAREEKASLLDSEGKAAHSSTADPSPPGRSHPGATAEGASRSHPQIQSQLSSQSWVNLDFYAQVSNITPAGGVLLSPGQQSKIEKTAEAHSSPKTQKCQLAMTTDSAYTSEMDAKNISATPSLNGNEPKVTVSPYTVSEAPASSVPPVSDYTTVQAVDSQQSLLLNPSTLPTKGTPMPAGYLTPEQLNSIMP from the exons ttccGCCAAAGCGTCCTTACTTCGTCGACTGCCGTTCCCCAGAACAGGAGACATTTAGTTGTTGGTGGAGTGCTGGGGATTACCAGAATCTAACAGGCCCTGGTGCACTGAGTGTCTTCTTTCAGAAAAA TAGAGATGTTTGGAGGGAGTGCCCAGACTACAGCACGGCTGGTGAAAATCACTGTTATTTTAATAGTACCTACACATCTATTTGGATTCCATACTGTGTCCAGCTAAGATCACAAATCCAGGACATTGTTTATCATCAGATGTGCTTCACTGTGGACGAAATAG TGGTCCCTGACCCCCCTGTTGGTCTGAACTGGACGTTATTGAACATTAGCCAGACGGGGCAACACTTTGATATCCTGATACAATGGGAGCCCCCTCCTTCAGCAGATGTCAAGAAAGGCTGGATAAGTCTAGTCTATGAGCCACAGTACAGAGCTATCAACATGTCTGATTGGAAGCCG CTGGAAGTTGAGAGAGCACGCTACCAGTCTGTTTATGGGCTGAAGACTGGCATGGAGTATGAAATCAGGGTGCGGTGCAAACAGACTGCTTCTGAAAAATTCAGTGAATTCAGCGACCACCTTTATGTGTACATTCCTAAGGTGCCTACCAAAG aaaccctGTTTCCATTTACAATGATCTTAATCTTCGGAGCAGTGGGAGTGATTATAGTCCTGatgttaattattttctcccaacaACAGAg GTTGATGGTGTATTTCCTGCCACCTGTACCAGTCCCAAAAATTATGGGAATTGACCCAGAACTGCTGAAG AAAGGCAAACTGGATGAATTGAACTCTATTCTCAGTGGCCATCACACCTTTAAGCCTGAACTCTACAACGATGACCTGTGGGTGGAGTTCATAGAGCTGGATATTGACGACCAAGATGGAAGGTCCAACCACTCTGACACTCACAAACTGCTTGGCTCAGAGAACCTGAATGGCAACTGCCTGAACATCAAGGACGACGACTCGGGACGCGCAAGCTGTTACGAGCCAGAACTCCCTGACTCTGACACGCTCGATCGAAGCCAGGCCGAAGCCAGAGAAGAGAAGGCAAGCCTCCTGGACTCTGAGGGCAAGGCGGCCCATTCGAGTACCGCGGATCCCAGCCCACCTGGCAGGAGCCACCCTGGAGCCACTGCTGAAGGAGCAAGCAGAAGTCATCCCCAGATCCAGTCCCAGCTGAGCAGTCAGAGTTGGGTAAACCTGGATTTCTATGCCCAGGTGAGCAACATCACTCCAGCAGGGGGGGTTCTGCTATCGCCCGGCCAGCAAAGCAAGATTGAGAAAACCGCAGAAGCACACAGCTCCCCCAAAACCCAAAAGTGCCAACTTGCCATGACCACGGACAGTGCCTACACCTCAGAGATGGATGCGAAAAACATCAGTGCCACACCTTCCCTTAATGGAAACGAGCCAAAGGTTACAGTGAGCCCCTACACTGTGAGTGAAGCCCCAGCCAGCTCAGTTCCACCAGTCTCAGACTACACCACTGTGCAAGCAGTAGATTCCCAGCAGAGCCTGCTTTTGAATCCCTCAACGTTGCCCACCAAGGGCACTCCTATGCCAGCTGGATATCTGACCCCAGAGCAGTTGAACAGCATTATGCCCTAA
- the LOC117962288 gene encoding growth hormone receptor isoform X2, with amino-acid sequence MATRLVFLSLVFGAMSVSVGEHLTTSEVPPKRPYFVDCRSPEQETFSCWWSAGDYQNLTGPGALSVFFQKNRDVWRECPDYSTAGENHCYFNSTYTSIWIPYCVQLRSQIQDIVYHQMCFTVDEIVVPDPPVGLNWTLLNISQTGQHFDILIQWEPPPSADVKKGWISLVYEPQYRAINMSDWKPLEVERARYQSVYGLKTGMEYEIRVRCKQTASEKFSEFSDHLYVYIPKVPTKETLFPFTMILIFGAVGVIIVLMLIIFSQQQRLMVYFLPPVPVPKIMGIDPELLKKGKLDELNSILSGHHTFKPELYNDDLWVEFIELDIDDQDGRSNHSDTHKLLGSENLNGNCLNIKDDDSGRASCYEPELPDSDTLDRSQAEAREEKASLLDSEGKAAHSSTADPSPPGRSHPGATAEGASRSHPQIQSQLSSQSWVNLDFYAQVSNITPAGGVLLSPGQQSKIEKTAEAHSSPKTQKCQLAMTTDSAYTSEMDAKNISATPSLNGNEPKVTVSPYTVSEAPASSVPPVSDYTTVQAVDSQQSLLLNPSTLPTKGTPMPAGYLTPEQLNSIMP; translated from the exons ttccGCCAAAGCGTCCTTACTTCGTCGACTGCCGTTCCCCAGAACAGGAGACATTTAGTTGTTGGTGGAGTGCTGGGGATTACCAGAATCTAACAGGCCCTGGTGCACTGAGTGTCTTCTTTCAGAAAAA TAGAGATGTTTGGAGGGAGTGCCCAGACTACAGCACGGCTGGTGAAAATCACTGTTATTTTAATAGTACCTACACATCTATTTGGATTCCATACTGTGTCCAGCTAAGATCACAAATCCAGGACATTGTTTATCATCAGATGTGCTTCACTGTGGACGAAATAG TGGTCCCTGACCCCCCTGTTGGTCTGAACTGGACGTTATTGAACATTAGCCAGACGGGGCAACACTTTGATATCCTGATACAATGGGAGCCCCCTCCTTCAGCAGATGTCAAGAAAGGCTGGATAAGTCTAGTCTATGAGCCACAGTACAGAGCTATCAACATGTCTGATTGGAAGCCG CTGGAAGTTGAGAGAGCACGCTACCAGTCTGTTTATGGGCTGAAGACTGGCATGGAGTATGAAATCAGGGTGCGGTGCAAACAGACTGCTTCTGAAAAATTCAGTGAATTCAGCGACCACCTTTATGTGTACATTCCTAAGGTGCCTACCAAAG aaaccctGTTTCCATTTACAATGATCTTAATCTTCGGAGCAGTGGGAGTGATTATAGTCCTGatgttaattattttctcccaacaACAGAg GTTGATGGTGTATTTCCTGCCACCTGTACCAGTCCCAAAAATTATGGGAATTGACCCAGAACTGCTGAAG AAAGGCAAACTGGATGAATTGAACTCTATTCTCAGTGGCCATCACACCTTTAAGCCTGAACTCTACAACGATGACCTGTGGGTGGAGTTCATAGAGCTGGATATTGACGACCAAGATGGAAGGTCCAACCACTCTGACACTCACAAACTGCTTGGCTCAGAGAACCTGAATGGCAACTGCCTGAACATCAAGGACGACGACTCGGGACGCGCAAGCTGTTACGAGCCAGAACTCCCTGACTCTGACACGCTCGATCGAAGCCAGGCCGAAGCCAGAGAAGAGAAGGCAAGCCTCCTGGACTCTGAGGGCAAGGCGGCCCATTCGAGTACCGCGGATCCCAGCCCACCTGGCAGGAGCCACCCTGGAGCCACTGCTGAAGGAGCAAGCAGAAGTCATCCCCAGATCCAGTCCCAGCTGAGCAGTCAGAGTTGGGTAAACCTGGATTTCTATGCCCAGGTGAGCAACATCACTCCAGCAGGGGGGGTTCTGCTATCGCCCGGCCAGCAAAGCAAGATTGAGAAAACCGCAGAAGCACACAGCTCCCCCAAAACCCAAAAGTGCCAACTTGCCATGACCACGGACAGTGCCTACACCTCAGAGATGGATGCGAAAAACATCAGTGCCACACCTTCCCTTAATGGAAACGAGCCAAAGGTTACAGTGAGCCCCTACACTGTGAGTGAAGCCCCAGCCAGCTCAGTTCCACCAGTCTCAGACTACACCACTGTGCAAGCAGTAGATTCCCAGCAGAGCCTGCTTTTGAATCCCTCAACGTTGCCCACCAAGGGCACTCCTATGCCAGCTGGATATCTGACCCCAGAGCAGTTGAACAGCATTATGCCCTAA